TTGGATTGAAAGGAAGAATTGCAATTTATGAAGTCATAGAAATAAGCAGTTCAATGCAGGAATTGATTTCAGGTAAAAGTGGAAATGAAGTGGCGGTTAAGATGCAAGCTGAGAAAGAGGGAATGATAACAATGAGGCAGGACGGCCTTTTGAAAGTTTTAAAAGGCGTAACAGTTTATTCCGAAATAGATAGAGTTACCAAGGGGAGTATGAGTATAGGAGGAGAAATTGAAGATGTATAAGCCGCATTTAATTTTTAAAAATTAAAATATTTTTATGGAAAAAAAGACGATATTGTTAGTAGAGGATGATTCTTTTGTCTCTGACATTTATCAGACAAAAATAAGCAGCGAGGGATTTGATATGATGGTGGCGGAAAATGGTTTGGAGGCAATAAAAAAATTGGAGGAAAAAATTCCCGATCTAATCCTTCTGGATATTGTGATGCCGTATATGGACGGGATAGAAACGCTTAAAAAAATTAAAAAGGAGGAAAAATGGAAAAAAATTCCGATTATTTTACTTACCAATTTGTCGGAAAAAGAAAAAATTCAAGAAGCACTGGGAATGGGAGCTGATGATTATTTGATTAAATCTCATTTTACTCCGTCAGAGGTAATCAGCAAGGTTAATATGGTATTAAAAAAATAAATTCAAATTTATGGTTCACGGAGAACAAAGACTAAAAAGTTTACTTAGGATGGTTGCTCAGCAAAACGGATCTGATCTGCATTTAGTTGCGGCTCGTTATCCTACAATAAGACTTGACGGAAAGCTCTACCCGATGTCCCAAGAAACAGTGCTAACCC
The sequence above is drawn from the Parcubacteria group bacterium genome and encodes:
- a CDS encoding response regulator, which produces MEKKTILLVEDDSFVSDIYQTKISSEGFDMMVAENGLEAIKKLEEKIPDLILLDIVMPYMDGIETLKKIKKEEKWKKIPIILLTNLSEKEKIQEALGMGADDYLIKSHFTPSEVISKVNMVLKK